Genomic window (Vigna unguiculata cultivar IT97K-499-35 chromosome 10, ASM411807v1, whole genome shotgun sequence):
aaattacaaaaatattaatgtgttagcttaaaaaaacaattaaatccGACTCAAATGTAAAgtccaatataataaaaatatttgtgtaacATTTTATTTGCAGATTAGCTTGTCAACACGATTCACCACAGATTTAATTTGATTGAACCAATATTTAGGTTGactagattaaaaattaatccatattaaaatttgtacaaAATTTTCAACCCAACTCAATTCGTATGGACCAAATTGGTTCGCCAGTTTCAATCATTTTGATAGttctaatatatttattattaattgtttttcgcttagaattatatatatatatatatatatatatatatatatatatatatatatatatatatatattgacccTTTTAAATAAGAGATGTGATCTTATATGTATTTTTGGTTTCTATTATAGTGATTTAACTATATTTTGTCTGTTATTTTGTTGTACTATATTCATCCACTTAATTATTATAGTAacatcaatttaaatatattattttactttttaacttaatataataattttaaaaagtttctcatttcatttcattttttttattatttagtataattctttacattattatatgcgctgatattattataatttgtaaatattttcttgtattcATGATgggaataataatttaatttaacccGTGggtaacaattataaaaaaaattgtaaatatttatgtaGCATTGACACTGGGTACGGGACATGACAGAAATACTGACACTTGTAATTTTCAAAACGAAAGATTAAGGTACACTAATCTATACtgtttatgaattatttaatttaaaaatcaatatttatatctttaaaattatCTACAGATATGGTAAATCCAATATAACAATCTAAAAGTATTATTacctaataaaaaatgaatctaatAAGTGGAAATAATAAtcgtataaaatttattttttatttctataattataataaaaatttatgcgATACAAgtttatgaatttttagagaataaattgtatttattcTTATTAGTATTGTGTTAGAgttatgtaaaaattatgataaagataACCTTGAGAGCTGGGATAAGTACGGAATTTCACTCCGGTGAAATCGGTTCTTTGCTCCAGCGGGGATGGAACGAAAGAAGTTTTGAGAATTCAAGAGAAGGTCACGGCGAGGACACTTTGTCGATATgtattatataacaaaattgatttattgataaataaattttgagttaatttagaaatatttggatttagttttttaaccaattttttataagtttatttaacattttaaaagtttcaTAAGAACATTTGATTGTTTATCCTtcttgacacatttttgctccAGCTAAGAAACTGTCttgaaacacgtttgaaatgtcaaataaatttaatacaatttgtTAACAAGTCCgaacatttttaaagtttgaaaaactaaattgagtcaaaatttttatgagagactaatttcaatttttaccaAAAATTAATGGAacacaaacatatttaacctataaATTCCTGATAAAGTTGATAAagttactaaataaaataatattttactttttatgagggttacaaaaataaagtaataaagttttagaattttttttaccaaaaaatagttgtttgttaaagtttgtcaAAATAAAACTCTCTCAAAGTATCATTTCCCATTATACAAATATTGTACGCATCGGGCATCTATGAGTTTTCTGAGCTTCATAGACAAATACtaaatctaaattaatttttaaaatatggacAATAAAACTATTTCATacaatattcaataaaaataagtaatttaaaattattataaaaattaaataactcaATCTTTCACAATATTTTCTTTCGCTTCTTACTCTtctttctaataaaaataatagtattttcccttttttctttctctttctttattttgttttttcatttctttaaattgatttctcaatccaaacaaaacataaaagttcagatttaagaaaaaatatcttattttgtaaaaaaatatgatcACAAGAATACGAAAGGTAAATTATTTGGAGGTCCTCCACGTTGTTAAGGAGCagaagattttaaaataagataaagtgCAATGAAAGGAGTCCACTGAGTTTTGAATGGTGGACAGAAACAAAGGTCCACAATGCAAGTCTTCCATTATTTGGTTGGCTATGATAATTCACGTGTTTTCAGTACCCAAATACAACCTTATTTGTTAAtactgaaaatatttttatttttattcaaatatccTATTATTTGATCTCGTAATCAATGAGATGATGGTACATTTATTATCGTcagaaaaatgtaaaagaaaaaactaggAGAGTTCATCACAAAACGAGAAGGtaaaaaagacaaattttgTATTTCAGATCATGCATTCTGCAATACAAATAAAAcatgtattttgaattatttaatctGAAATGTAATATGTAATTTTGAATAAGATAATAGGTAATTTTGACATTTCTCGTACcttatggaggtgcaggaagaaactaTGGAGGAAGAAATAGTTACCAAATAGATGTGAAATGCAAGAAATGATAATCCAATTACATATTTCAGTAGATTGTACCTGAAACGATAGCATCTGGTATAACTGATAAGTTAATCTGATTTTCTATCAGAAATGAACtaaaaagaagtaaagaaaagtGCTTGTTGTAACATACTCTTACTATCgtttaaaatctataaaaaaatcacacaatcTTAGATAAAACTCAATAAATAAAGTAGGAGCAACACAATTTTgtgattttcaataaattttagcCAATAATAAGAGTATCCTTAAAGAATGTTGCTAACATTTTTCAATAGCTAAATTAAGGATTTCCAATTGAATTCAGACACACAGATGCTTCTAAGAAACAAGACTGAATAATACTTCCATGTGTTTTTTGTTGCATAAAGTTATTAGAAGAATACTCACCATGATATCTTTATGATGAACTAGGCCAAGAATTTTTGTCATCGTTTTCATCATCGAGGATGAGTTTGACTCCATTGTTCTTGAGAGCATTCATAACAGCCCAAACCTTGGTTTGGTTCTTAAATCCTTTCTTCCCTACTTCTTTACCTATGTTTGCATGAATccctcttccttctccttcatcGAGGCCCTCAACTTTGAGCCTCCTGGCCAATACCTCTCCAACAACAGTTGCTGCTTTAGCATTGCAGGACCTGCCACACTCAAGTGACTCTTTAATGCTGTGTTCTGCAGTGGATGATGTTGCTACAATTCGACCGTTGCTTCTGTCTACCACGTTTGCAGTGATATACTTCAATGATATGAACAATCTCAGAACATATCGCTTCATAACCGGCATTTTCAGTTGTCTGATAGAGGATGGAAAACCAAGCATGAAAATCAGTTTCccatgttaaatataaaaaccatTGGCTTGCTAATCCATGAAATTAGTATCATTAGGCACTTTTTACAACTCAGAGCGCACATCAACTCAGAGCCATTAAGATACTAGAATTCATGAGCATCTTGGAAAGGTGAGTTACTATACCCTAACAAATGCCTACCAAGTGCAGGACTCTGCTTTAATAACAGGTTTTCTCCAATACGATGGGTGATTTAATGATCTATAcatcttaaattataaaatcaaatattttgattaacAAAAATCTATAGTACCATACACAGTACCTCTTGTTGGTTGTTGGTAGGTATCCGTTGTATGTCCAAGCTTCTGACAAATGCAGTTCAAACTAAACGTTGTTGTATTGAGCTTCCTTAGACTTCATTATCAGCTTCAACGTGGAGTTCAAGTGCAGTACAAAAAGATAGGGACTTCACCTTTGATCTACAACATACACAACACaaacagtaaaaaaattagTGGTTTCTAAGCATTTATTCAAATTCTAACCGCCAGTCCCATGCATGTTATAGAGACGAGGTACAATTGAGTTCAATTGAGTGAAACATTTCATCAAACAGTTGATGTGCTGTCATGAAAAAAGACTAAGAAATGCTATTACTACCAAAGTATATGAATAACCTCCTCCAATTTGAATGCTTTTATGTAAACAGTTTAATTAAAAACTCATTAAACTCTGAAATAAGCTTATTGCAAGATCATTTGTAAAAGTTACTGAACTAAGCCTTCTGATGGGTCTCTTCTATGATGGTGATTATCACATAAGTCCAAAGAAGGGAGTAATTATCACATAAAAACTTCATGCTATGCATGCATATCATACTGAAATGAGGTGTTGAATACACATCAATTTTGAAGCATATTTGAGAGATTTCCCCCAAACTAAATCACCTTTCTTATACTACCTCTGCTATtgatgttttagtttttttattctttctatacTTTAAAGTTATTCATTTAGTTTCTAAGTACatcatttcaataattttttttagttcttacgaatatttttttaatgttttatctttatatatatatatatatatatatatatatatatatatatatatatattaaattggtttattagtatttataaatttaatttttattctctaagatctaaatttataaaatttacttttcctaatttttctatttttgtgaatttttatgatttttaaatatttttgggttttcaagaaaataatgtGTATAAAATGAATGTgagattatataaataaataaataaataaaaattaggtaaaaaagagaaacaagatGCATGGGAGGGTGCAAGCCGTAAACAGTGGGGTGCAAtgattaaaaatctaaaaatacgTAAAAATAGATGGAGGATGTGAACCGAAAAGAACAGGTGCAATCAGTAAAGACATGAGAGGTGTAAACGTAAACAGTGAAGAATGAGTAAACACAAACggatataatataatacaagaAGTGCAAGGCGAGTAAACATCCAGCTACACGTAGCATACTAATAAAACAGGCCCAAACAAACAACGCACATAAGGGTGCAGAGTTATCAGAATATAGGGGTGTATGAAGTGAAAACAGGGTGCAGAATTTAATGAGGTGCACGACGAAGAGGAAGTAAATAATACAGCAAAAGCCCAAGAAACGAAAACAAGACAGGGTGCAGGATTGTCATGAATGGAAGTGCACGAAATGAATAACCATCTGTGTAGAAAATTAACATTAGGGGTGCGCCAGAAAACCGAACAGGGTGAGACCCAATTTTTCACTAACCCTAATTAAGTTAAAACCTCTCTTCTCTTCACCTAGGGCAGCCCCTTCTCCATTGCCGCTGCCGCAAGTCCCACGGCCGGCGAGACACGCCGCCGTCGACGCCAGTCACCAGCGGAAGCATCGCCGGCGAGAAGCCAACTCCCCGAATCGTCGCCCCTCTCGTTTTCTTTCCTCTCTGTTTTGATCTGTATTGTGTTCTGTTGTAGATTGGATGGTGATGGAGGTGAGGATTGTTTGGGTTTGTGTCAATGAATTTGCGTATTGGATGAACAATGCTGAATTCCTAAATACCAGCATCAAAAGTTAAGAAGCTAGGGAGACTTACCTTGATGATGAAACCCAACGCACCAATCACCTTCTTCCTTTTTCAGCCTGGATGGGTTCCTTTGCTGCACCCGATCTCTGTTGCCTTTTGTTGTGTGTTATCAACTGTATTTTGGACTTCAAATGACTCCCTTCTCCTTATTATCATGCTAGTTTCCCATTTTATGTATTCTATGTTTGAATTTTTGCCCATCATCAAAAGCATGAGGCAGTTTACCTTCCAGCCACCTATGGGTGCAGAGTAACTATGAAGATCAATGTTTTTCTGCATGAGAGGGGAAGGGTCTCTGGAACAGCCAGTTCACTTCAATTTTCacctttttctttcattttaattaatttttttaatacaatattcacaaaaaaaaaaacaaaaaaaaaacgaaaataaaataagataagatgaaaaattaaaaataaaataaaataaaataaaataaaataaaaagaatataaagtaaaataaaaacaataaaataaaagaaagcaaaggatgaaaataaaagcaaaaagtatgtatttaaaaaaattaaaataaaattaaagagtagaaagaaaatgtgaatgatgtagaaattaaaaagaaaagatatgattaaaacaaaattgtgaaaagaaacattttcaacgttattatttattatctatttttttaaaatttttgcaaatcaattttatttattccgACAAAATTAATGTTGACACTAACCATGAAATGCATTTTATGGTTTTGTTTTAACACTgccattttttaatatctacaaaatattttaattatttgagcTTTTTGGAGAATCATCTATTACATTTAAGAAATAATCTAACTAATTCTTTTGAGGAATTTTTGTCATACACTATTGTGACGTGGTTATAAGTATCTGAGTGTTTTTAATATCTTGTATTATAAGAGCTAGAATCATAGACTAGTAAGCTTAATTGCAATATAATTAAGGTTCCCAGACATTTTTTTTGAACAAGTCGTCTTTTCTTATTTGTTAATTCATGGAATTAATACATCTTACTTTTTAACCTTAATAATCAGAAAGaagtataaaaaattcatccaatCTCTTCAAATTATCAAAAAACTAACTAGCAATTAAACAAATATGGTGAAAAAGAAGTGCAATGGAagcagaatatatatatatatatatatatatatatatatatatatatatatatatatatagccaTAGATCTTTATGACCTTTTGGCAAAACATAAATCGATTTGGGAACATATGTCATTTAGGTCCAAAGATAAAACTTATTTAGGTCCAAAGACTCAAAATGCAAATGGGAAAAATATTACAAGCCaaaaacaatgtaaaaatctATGAAAAATTACACTTACAAGATAagtttacaaaaacaaaattttgaatatggGAGTTCGTTACGCGATAGGGAGATAATAACACCCTATCGAACCCGCTCGCTCAAAGATAGTACTTTTACCTAGATATacaaaaatgatttgattttcaatatgtttaattttcttcaaaacaaaataataagaaataatatagaaaagaaacataaatatttttttttggttttgagTTGTCCCACAAGGATAATTTCTCGCTTCTACGTATCTCTACTCATGCTACAATCGGGGGTACTAAttctttcaaaaacttttgAGAAATTGTACTAGTGAGGGCTGGGCTTAATAAAAGGGAATGCTAGTGAGAATTGGACTTAAATGAATGagtgtttgatatttttaatttatgaaaatgttatattttttataaattgtaatagAAGAAAAGATATCGAGTACTAGAACAACGTGGATGATCACATAAGTACTCGGACGTTTATTATAGGGATGTTATATGACAGACGACCATACAAACATGTCAACACctaatttcgtccgggtaagaaataaaaattttaatttaaaaaataattaaaaatacaaaaaaggtgAACCTTGATTTGAgtatgaacaatttttttttttactttaatcttaattttatcttattattatttgtatttcttatatatatatacacatttatttatttatttatttattattattattattattattattattattattatcttgtttttctttacatttattttatcttattttgaattttcatcttatcctattttatttcttttttattattattttcgttttatctttcttttaaaaaaagaaaaaataataataatataaaaaaaaaatgaaatgatgaATGTTGAAGTCAACTAGGCTGAAGCTGCCACACCTGCTGCACTCTTGCTGACCCACCCACTCTCGTCCAAAGAAAGATTGTCAACTTGCACACTTTTCCCTGATTTTGGGTCTTGACATGAAAAAGGAAGTGTTTAGATGGCAACTGATCACTGCGACATCAGCCAATGGCATGCAGATAGCAACGTAGGGTGGTTGGGAGGGAACGACTGAGGTTTTTGGTTATTTCAAAAATAGAGGGTATGAAAGAAAAAGGGGGAGCTTCCTAACAGAGGGGGAGATAATAaggtgaagaagaaaaaggaaacagggggaagagaaaaaaagagtgGAAACAGCTCGGGCAAGAGGGACCACAGACTTGAACGAGCAGATCCAGGACCGCCACCAGCAGGAATGTCTGAGAAGTAAGCATTGTACCTTCAATATTGAGCATGATGATTAGTTGCATGTAACGATGGCTGTATTTCATTGTTATGGTTCATGATTCAAATATGCTTGTATGTGGAAACTGTTGTTAACGGTTGAAAATGAAACACCATGACACTCTTCCATCACCAAGCTCTCTCACTGCCGTCACACCCTTCCGACTCACTTTTTCCTCCATTACCGATTAccacaa
Coding sequences:
- the LOC114166389 gene encoding uncharacterized protein LOC114166389, whose product is MPVMKRYVLRLFISLKYITANVVDRSNGRIVATSSTAEHSIKESLECGRSCNAKAATVVGEVLARRLKVEGLDEGEGRGIHANIGKEVGKKGFKNQTKVWAVMNALKNNGVKLILDDENDDKNSWPSSS